In Nitrospinota bacterium, a single window of DNA contains:
- a CDS encoding BMC domain-containing protein, whose translation MSEFGQTDALGMIETKGFVGMVEAADAMVKAARVEIVSYERIGGGYVTAVVRGDVAAVKAATDAGARMAQKVGELVSVHVIPRPHVNVDAVLPLGRPPRTE comes from the coding sequence ATGAGTGAGTTCGGACAGACCGATGCCCTGGGTATGATTGAGACCAAGGGATTCGTCGGCATGGTGGAGGCGGCCGACGCCATGGTCAAGGCGGCCAGGGTGGAGATCGTCTCCTACGAGAGGATTGGCGGGGGCTACGTCACCGCCGTTGTGCGGGGTGATGTGGCCGCGGTCAAGGCGGCCACGGACGCCGGGGCCCGGATGGCCCAGAAGGTGGGCGAGCTCGTAAGCGTCCACGTCATCCCCCGGCCCCACGTCAATGTCGACGCGGTCCTGCCGTTGGGCCGGCCGCCCAGGACAGAGTAG